Proteins from a genomic interval of Clostridium sp. 'deep sea':
- a CDS encoding SpoIIIAH-like family protein, which produces MYIRKKELIFYIVVLIVVIVAAHFIMIMNRTKVLEREKQAAVSKALRDYQVNNPVIEATAPTENSDDFFVNYRIERNSVRSKHIDILKDLLDNEDSTVKQKAQSDLQKLLNLGELENQVENLLKVRGLSDVVLFVSGNEVSVIVLANEFDQTKASQILDTVSRMLKIKYSNINIVQK; this is translated from the coding sequence ATGTATATCAGAAAAAAAGAACTTATCTTTTACATTGTTGTATTAATTGTTGTAATTGTAGCTGCCCATTTTATTATGATAATGAATAGAACAAAGGTTTTAGAGAGAGAAAAACAGGCTGCTGTAAGTAAAGCTTTGCGCGATTATCAGGTAAATAATCCAGTTATAGAGGCTACAGCACCAACAGAAAATTCAGATGACTTTTTTGTTAATTATCGAATAGAAAGAAATAGTGTAAGGTCAAAACATATTGATATACTTAAGGACTTATTAGATAATGAAGATAGCACAGTAAAGCAAAAAGCCCAATCAGATTTGCAAAAGTTATTAAACTTAGGAGAGTTAGAGAATCAGGTAGAAAATTTATTGAAGGTTAGAGGTTTAAGTGATGTTGTTTTATTTGTAAGTGGAAATGAAGTATCGGTTATAGTATTAGCAAATGAGTTTGACCAAACCAAAGCTAGTCAAATACTAGATACTGTTTCAAGAATGCTGAAAATTAAATACAGTAATATTAATATTGTTCAAAAGTAA
- a CDS encoding stage III sporulation protein AF codes for MLSFIESWLSNLIVVIFLITMVKLIMPSGKIKSYIRFVLSLVVMLLIVQPVVEAVKGSDFLVNSWMQHQKNFEFQENRVYAMSQTLNNNEDAVNLYKQKIIERLENDLSILTNNTVTVTNLVINEDSNSKEFGYIQNVSIKVMQSSSEDTAEVMAVNENTNTMHSEIKKWLTTNFGKEVNLKISLESEG; via the coding sequence ATGCTGAGTTTTATTGAGTCATGGCTAAGTAACCTAATTGTAGTTATTTTTTTAATAACCATGGTCAAGTTAATTATGCCTTCAGGTAAAATAAAAAGCTACATTAGATTTGTTTTAAGCTTAGTTGTAATGCTGTTAATTGTTCAGCCTGTGGTAGAGGCCGTTAAGGGTTCAGATTTTTTAGTAAACTCTTGGATGCAACATCAAAAGAACTTTGAGTTTCAAGAAAATAGAGTTTATGCTATGTCACAAACCCTAAACAATAATGAAGATGCTGTAAATTTATATAAACAAAAAATAATAGAGCGACTTGAAAATGACTTAAGTATTTTAACTAATAATACTGTTACGGTAACTAATTTAGTCATAAATGAAGATAGTAATAGTAAAGAGTTTGGTTATATTCAAAATGTAAGTATTAAAGTTATGCAGAGTTCTAGTGAAGACACCGCTGAAGTAATGGCTGTAAATGAGAATACTAATACAATGCATAGTGAAATAAAAAAGTGGTTAACAACAAACTTTGGAAAAGAAGTGAATCTTAAAATCTCGCTAGAGAGTGAGGGGTAA
- the spoIIIAE gene encoding stage III sporulation protein AE, giving the protein MKNKIFTLFLFVIVLININIVYAEEDFNAEDVIRSQFEKIDFSDINVEMQKINEKYKLPELSPQSIWEMFKGGNEASFNSVIETIKNYFFKEIKQQLLVFTRIFILTLLAVLIIKIQEAFNSKVSDIVFKIIYLTLMAFIIQSLSIGLKTAADAINYMINFMLVLWPVLITLMVSLGHVVSSTLFDPLLVGGSQFVSQAINFTVLPLFFTSGILQVVDYLSEEISISKLAKLVRNFGAFILGICFTVFSGITILRGTAGSVADGVALRTGKFLTKGFLPVIGSMLSDAFDTILGCTLVVKNAVGIFGLLTLFFICTLPALKLIVMIFMYKIAGAFLQPIDNNRISPLMFSVSGVLTYIMAAILAVGVMLFITLTIILISGNATVMFR; this is encoded by the coding sequence ATGAAGAATAAAATTTTCACCTTATTTTTGTTTGTAATTGTATTAATAAATATAAACATAGTTTATGCAGAAGAGGACTTTAATGCAGAAGATGTGATTAGAAGTCAGTTTGAAAAAATTGATTTTTCTGACATAAATGTTGAGATGCAAAAAATCAATGAAAAATATAAGTTGCCAGAGCTTAGCCCTCAAAGTATTTGGGAGATGTTTAAAGGGGGTAATGAGGCTTCTTTCAATAGTGTTATAGAGACTATTAAGAATTACTTCTTTAAAGAAATTAAACAACAATTGCTAGTTTTTACTCGTATTTTCATACTTACTCTGTTAGCTGTGTTAATAATAAAAATTCAAGAGGCTTTTAATAGTAAGGTTTCTGATATCGTTTTTAAAATTATTTATCTAACACTAATGGCTTTTATCATTCAAAGCCTATCTATAGGTTTGAAAACAGCAGCTGATGCTATTAACTATATGATTAACTTTATGTTAGTTTTATGGCCGGTATTGATAACCCTAATGGTTAGCTTAGGACATGTTGTAAGCTCCACTTTGTTTGATCCTTTATTAGTTGGAGGCAGTCAGTTTGTCAGCCAAGCTATTAACTTTACAGTTTTACCACTGTTTTTTACTTCTGGAATTCTACAAGTTGTAGACTACCTAAGTGAAGAAATAAGCATCTCAAAGTTAGCGAAGCTAGTTAGAAATTTTGGAGCGTTTATTTTAGGTATCTGTTTTACTGTTTTTTCCGGAATAACTATCTTAAGAGGAACTGCGGGAAGTGTAGCTGATGGTGTAGCTTTAAGAACAGGAAAGTTCTTAACAAAGGGTTTTTTGCCTGTTATAGGTTCTATGCTATCTGATGCTTTTGATACAATTCTTGGTTGTACTTTAGTTGTAAAAAATGCCGTTGGTATATTTGGACTGTTAACATTATTTTTTATTTGCACATTGCCAGCTTTAAAGCTAATAGTAATGATTTTTATGTATAAAATTGCCGGAGCATTTTTACAGCCAATAGATAATAATCGGATATCACCTTTAATGTTTTCAGTTTCGGGAGTTTTAACTTATATAATGGCTGCAATTTTAGCAGTTGGAGTAATGCTGTTTATTACTTTAACAATAATTTTAATATCCGGTAATGCCACTGTAATGTTTAGATAA
- the spoIIIAD gene encoding stage III sporulation protein AD — MDLISVIAVCICAVLLSIVLKQYKPEYAFLLSLTTGVIVLIVIVSKLTVVIDAFYSVTARADTELLHLDVILKIIALGLIAEFAVKLCNDAGESAIAGQIELSAKVIILVLAVPLIIMVLDTVLELVPK; from the coding sequence ATGGACTTAATATCTGTTATTGCAGTATGTATATGTGCAGTTCTTTTGTCTATTGTTCTTAAACAGTATAAACCAGAGTATGCATTTCTATTAAGCTTAACAACCGGAGTAATAGTTTTAATTGTAATAGTAAGTAAGCTTACAGTTGTTATTGATGCTTTTTACTCTGTAACAGCAAGAGCTGATACTGAGCTTTTACACCTAGATGTAATTCTGAAAATAATAGCATTAGGTTTAATTGCAGAGTTTGCCGTTAAATTATGTAATGATGCTGGTGAGTCTGCTATTGCTGGCCAAATTGAATTAAGCGCTAAAGTTATTATTTTAGTTTTGGCTGTACCTTTAATAATTATGGTGCTAGATACAGTACTTGAACTGGTACCAAAGTAA
- the spoIIIAC gene encoding stage III sporulation protein AC, which translates to MQITLLFQIAVIGIITSVLNTILKQAGKDEFGQAITLIGVTIIMARVLVEIGNLFQTIKTMFQF; encoded by the coding sequence ATGCAAATAACATTACTTTTTCAAATTGCAGTAATCGGAATAATTACATCTGTACTTAACACAATTCTTAAACAAGCTGGTAAAGATGAGTTTGGTCAGGCTATTACTTTAATTGGGGTAACTATTATTATGGCAAGAGTTTTAGTTGAAATTGGCAATTTATTTCAAACAATTAAAACTATGTTTCAATTTTAA
- a CDS encoding stage III sporulation protein AB, translating into MILFAKILLAILVEYAVVMLCRTKVKFYRNRPKTLQQITYSLQNISNEMVFSNELLPSIVHKMARETIYPVKHLWQGVSKEILLGNAFEQSFERELINNQKLLSLSNEDIDCLRLLASQLGQSNLDNQLKILNITQNKIVENEKNQI; encoded by the coding sequence ATGATTTTATTTGCCAAGATTCTGTTAGCTATCTTAGTAGAATACGCAGTGGTGATGTTATGCAGAACTAAAGTAAAATTTTATCGAAATAGACCCAAAACACTTCAGCAAATAACCTATTCACTTCAAAATATCAGCAATGAAATGGTTTTTTCTAACGAGTTACTGCCTTCAATAGTACACAAAATGGCACGTGAAACAATATATCCAGTAAAACACTTGTGGCAGGGTGTTAGTAAAGAAATTCTATTAGGTAATGCCTTTGAACAGTCTTTTGAGAGAGAGTTAATAAATAATCAAAAATTGCTTTCATTATCTAATGAAGATATAGATTGTTTAAGGCTTTTAGCAAGTCAGTTAGGGCAATCTAATTTAGATAATCAGCTAAAAATATTAAATATAACCCAAAATAAAATAGTAGAAAACGAAAAAAATCAAATTTAG
- the spoIIIAA gene encoding stage III sporulation protein AA codes for MIRHIPAEILNILPKEWINTLKGVVFKCYEIRLRVGQPVSLKGETAYKEMKRIIVTKESINIIVQNICQSSYYAYQNELKLGYFTIQGGHRIGLAGQVIIDKGEVNRIKNYSSLNIRIAREIKGVAKAIIDKCYLQNENILVSTLIIAPPGGGKTTLLRDLARISSNGIKELKIKPHQVSIIDERSEIASCYLGEPQLDIGLNSDVLDSCPKTVGAMMMLRSMGPQILVVDELGSTGDVEIVEECLNAGVVLFATAHASSIKQLKKRPTLKRILDRKLFKRIVLVKNQGQVNGIYDENGDEIGGIKNDFICQDSVSYLSRIRSGDVMQN; via the coding sequence ATGATAAGACATATACCAGCAGAGATTCTAAATATACTACCAAAAGAGTGGATTAATACCTTAAAAGGTGTTGTGTTTAAGTGTTATGAAATACGACTAAGGGTAGGACAACCAGTTTCTTTAAAGGGTGAAACAGCCTACAAAGAAATGAAAAGAATAATAGTGACAAAAGAGTCAATTAATATAATTGTTCAAAATATCTGCCAGTCATCGTACTATGCATATCAAAATGAATTAAAGCTTGGTTATTTCACTATTCAAGGTGGACATCGCATTGGCTTAGCTGGTCAAGTAATTATTGATAAGGGTGAAGTTAATAGAATTAAGAACTATAGCAGTTTAAATATAAGAATAGCAAGAGAAATAAAGGGTGTAGCAAAAGCAATTATTGATAAATGTTATCTGCAAAATGAAAATATTTTGGTAAGTACATTAATAATCGCACCCCCTGGAGGAGGCAAAACAACACTGTTAAGAGATTTAGCTCGCATCAGTAGCAATGGCATTAAAGAATTAAAAATTAAACCTCATCAGGTATCAATCATTGATGAACGAAGTGAAATAGCAAGTTGCTATTTAGGAGAACCTCAGCTAGACATTGGTTTAAACTCGGATGTTTTAGATTCATGCCCTAAAACAGTGGGTGCCATGATGATGTTACGCTCTATGGGGCCCCAGATACTTGTTGTAGATGAATTAGGTAGCACAGGAGATGTTGAGATAGTTGAAGAGTGTTTAAATGCTGGAGTAGTTTTATTTGCAACAGCTCATGCTAGTTCCATCAAACAACTCAAAAAAAGACCAACTCTTAAAAGAATACTAGATAGAAAGCTGTTTAAACGAATTGTTTTGGTTAAAAATCAAGGGCAGGTTAATGGTATTTATGATGAAAATGGTGATGAAATAGGAGGAATCAAAAATGATTTTATTTGCCAAGATTCTGTTAGCTATCTTAGTAGAATACGCAGTGGTGATGTTATGCAGAACTAA
- a CDS encoding CPBP family glutamic-type intramembrane protease → MLNSMLKFKSNKESKIAFLAGLVAIALSLLLKNGFINKQPFLFIIIRDWLMIFILGICFVINRISNNNTFAEFGISSKHLFKNITINIVLAILLFFVMYIKLDSPIINISIESISTIVYIMLAGVFEALFYYSYQRVVFAKCFGKIPAIIMVSLFYSLHHVGFQPEFIKLFFVGLLYAIVVSLTNNIFSIYPFYWGVGATFDVLLQSKVVTTVQYPFLRSIILLLLIFVYSIYKYKEKQKTIKHCL, encoded by the coding sequence ATGCTAAATAGTATGCTAAAATTTAAATCCAATAAGGAAAGTAAGATTGCATTCCTTGCTGGTTTGGTTGCTATAGCTTTATCTCTTTTGTTAAAAAATGGCTTTATTAACAAACAGCCTTTTTTATTTATTATAATAAGAGATTGGTTAATGATTTTTATACTAGGTATTTGTTTTGTTATTAATAGAATCAGCAATAATAATACATTTGCTGAGTTTGGAATTAGCTCTAAACATCTTTTTAAAAATATTACAATAAATATTGTCTTAGCTATTTTACTCTTTTTTGTAATGTATATTAAATTAGATAGTCCAATAATTAACATATCTATTGAGAGTATTTCTACTATAGTTTATATAATGTTAGCTGGCGTTTTTGAGGCTCTATTTTATTATTCTTATCAGCGAGTTGTATTTGCAAAATGTTTTGGAAAAATACCAGCTATTATAATGGTATCACTATTTTATTCTTTACATCATGTTGGTTTTCAGCCTGAGTTTATTAAACTGTTTTTTGTTGGTCTACTCTATGCAATAGTTGTAAGTCTTACAAATAACATATTTTCAATATACCCATTCTATTGGGGGGTTGGTGCTACATTTGATGTATTATTACAATCTAAGGTGGTTACAACTGTTCAATATCCTTTTTTGAGGTCAATAATATTGCTTTTATTAATATTCGTATATTCAATATACAAATACAAAGAGAAGCAAAAAACTATAAAACATTGTTTATAA
- a CDS encoding PadR family transcriptional regulator — translation MLYKEGIKLELVILGVLMEKPMYGYNIKKVLEERMGHFTDYKFGSIYFALNKLCKNGFINQKSIEVKGNRPQRKLYEITDSGKSRFVDLIYRRLQEQKRPFYAIDEAVFFSNFVDKTDYKKYIMKRITHTENAIKYLESHIKEIAEKANQYHAKIIILHSLEHLRAENKWLLSLKQYIENGDISYAK, via the coding sequence ATGTTGTATAAGGAAGGGATTAAGTTGGAGCTCGTTATATTAGGTGTTTTAATGGAGAAACCGATGTATGGTTATAACATAAAAAAGGTCTTAGAAGAGAGAATGGGACATTTTACAGACTATAAATTTGGGTCCATTTATTTTGCTTTAAATAAACTATGTAAAAATGGCTTTATTAATCAAAAATCTATTGAGGTTAAAGGTAATAGACCACAAAGAAAATTATATGAAATTACTGATTCGGGTAAGAGCCGTTTTGTAGATTTAATTTACCGGAGATTACAAGAGCAAAAAAGGCCGTTTTATGCAATTGATGAGGCTGTATTTTTCTCTAATTTTGTAGATAAAACTGACTATAAAAAATATATAATGAAGCGTATTACACATACTGAAAATGCCATAAAGTATTTAGAGAGTCATATTAAAGAAATAGCTGAAAAAGCTAATCAATATCATGCCAAAATTATTATATTACATTCGCTTGAACATCTTAGAGCTGAAAATAAGTGGCTATTGAGTTTAAAGCAGTATATTGAAAACGGAGATATAAGTTATGCTAAATAG
- a CDS encoding DUF2809 domain-containing protein, protein MRFNKKYFAFFLVLFLTELFIALYIKDNFIRPYVGDVLVILLMYSFVRCFVKSFQCLPILLFVVAFLVEISQYFNFIAYLGLQNCRIANIILGLTFDVKDIFCYFIGMLLCMALQKFTKNYQNI, encoded by the coding sequence GTGAGATTTAATAAAAAGTATTTTGCATTTTTTCTAGTTTTATTTTTAACCGAACTTTTTATCGCACTATATATTAAAGATAACTTTATAAGACCATATGTTGGAGATGTTTTAGTTATTTTATTAATGTATAGCTTTGTAAGATGTTTTGTTAAAAGCTTTCAATGCCTGCCTATCTTACTATTTGTAGTTGCATTTTTAGTTGAAATAAGCCAGTATTTTAATTTTATTGCATATTTGGGATTGCAAAATTGTAGAATAGCAAACATTATTTTAGGACTAACCTTTGATGTAAAAGATATCTTTTGTTACTTTATAGGAATGTTGTTATGTATGGCTCTTCAAAAATTTACTAAAAACTATCAAAATATTTAA
- a CDS encoding Imm50 family immunity protein, with the protein MWYKNLEKYYLIKSIYSEVPKLSNVNIHEIKVYENGKRASITFDMPEFAEYPPTSWIREGYNATKVTCEFLNVSEFKFCSNNEENIVGNIVFEKNQSVKLIISGNINGIIKSEIGLIKEVEGYINKELFI; encoded by the coding sequence ATGTGGTATAAAAATTTAGAAAAATATTATTTAATAAAAAGTATATATAGTGAAGTGCCTAAATTAAGCAATGTAAATATTCATGAAATAAAAGTTTATGAAAATGGTAAAAGGGCCTCCATTACATTTGATATGCCCGAGTTTGCAGAGTATCCGCCGACCAGTTGGATACGAGAGGGTTATAACGCAACAAAAGTTACCTGTGAATTTCTTAATGTTAGTGAGTTTAAGTTTTGCTCAAATAATGAAGAAAACATAGTTGGTAATATTGTATTTGAAAAAAACCAATCTGTTAAATTAATAATTAGCGGAAATATCAATGGAATTATAAAGTCAGAAATTGGATTGATTAAAGAGGTAGAAGGGTATATAAATAAAGAACTATTTATTTAG
- a CDS encoding FtsX-like permease family protein, whose translation MTLGSITLKMFKTDAKKYKLFILCNLCAIAILYSFTSIYVNKQFMNSSIVNPMISSNIYAPTMLVFFFTGIFITYSQSVFIKSRQKDYGILLSIGMTENEVLKSVLLENITMILLALGSGLILGTGLSLLFFSFIKYLLGFSVINITISIVSYKIIIIYVLSVFIFSIILNVIFMCKRTILDKIKYTEKAEKSSCNSIILAVLGLLFTVASIVIMIVLYQKDSNYWFLSLLTCVLGSVLIFYNGEAIIKKFQKKNNKKYLKNIFLFSDLKYYYGKNKKIYLTTTWLFFVILFLFSFSLYSYPSLTSNAITYHPYHMTYAGIDNDMQALAKNEIENIALHYGNKITAYDSVKFMRNNTFTIFDVNDINTIFNESYCIDSNTCLFVFPYDINDGYDHNTNQSMSTLRIKTNTTKKEFNITNTIVKPFFGHVNCISSYIILVNSEDYNWISKNGVDYYIKGRLQLYNFEYWRNSQNIINDVWNKLLIKNNINEDDNFFKISSLINAYKIALKSSNFLLFIVIYVCLLIYLSTVIMIYFKVEMEYEDDKKKYFSLYRLGITNKEINKMVSQKIKTIFSISFIYAIIINIGYSYLMSSLRSLFYALLTTLAFASIHFIVYRLCINNYYKRLEIDLGYKNNY comes from the coding sequence ATGACTTTAGGTTCAATTACATTAAAAATGTTTAAAACTGATGCAAAAAAATATAAGCTATTTATTTTATGTAATTTATGCGCTATTGCAATTCTGTATAGTTTTACTTCTATCTATGTAAATAAACAGTTTATGAATTCTTCTATAGTAAACCCCATGATATCAAGTAATATATATGCGCCAACTATGTTAGTTTTTTTCTTTACTGGCATATTTATTACTTATTCACAAAGTGTATTTATAAAATCTAGACAAAAAGACTATGGAATTTTATTGTCTATAGGAATGACTGAAAATGAGGTTTTAAAAAGTGTATTATTAGAGAACATAACTATGATTTTACTAGCTTTAGGTAGTGGTTTGATATTAGGTACAGGTTTGTCACTATTGTTTTTTAGTTTTATTAAATATCTATTGGGATTTAGTGTTATTAATATCACTATTTCTATAGTATCATATAAAATAATAATTATTTATGTTTTGTCAGTATTTATATTTTCAATAATACTTAATGTTATTTTTATGTGCAAAAGAACCATTTTAGATAAAATAAAATACACTGAAAAGGCTGAAAAATCTAGTTGTAATAGTATTATCTTAGCAGTTTTGGGGTTATTATTTACGGTGGCTTCCATTGTAATAATGATTGTTTTGTATCAAAAAGACAGTAACTATTGGTTTTTAAGTTTATTAACATGTGTGTTAGGTTCAGTACTTATATTTTATAATGGTGAGGCCATAATTAAAAAATTTCAAAAGAAGAATAATAAAAAATACCTAAAAAACATTTTTTTATTTTCTGATTTAAAATATTATTATGGTAAAAATAAAAAGATATATTTAACTACTACTTGGTTATTTTTTGTTATCTTATTTTTGTTCTCATTTAGTTTATATTCATATCCTAGTTTAACAAGTAACGCAATTACTTATCACCCATATCATATGACTTATGCTGGTATAGATAATGATATGCAGGCTTTAGCAAAAAATGAAATCGAGAACATTGCTTTACACTATGGCAATAAAATAACTGCTTATGATAGTGTTAAATTTATGAGAAATAATACCTTTACTATATTTGATGTTAATGATATAAACACAATTTTCAACGAGAGTTATTGCATTGATTCTAATACCTGTTTATTTGTTTTTCCATATGATATTAATGATGGTTATGATCACAACACCAATCAATCAATGTCTACATTAAGAATTAAAACTAACACTACTAAAAAAGAATTTAATATAACAAATACAATTGTTAAACCATTTTTTGGTCATGTTAACTGCATATCTAGTTACATTATATTAGTTAACAGCGAAGACTATAATTGGATTAGTAAAAATGGTGTAGATTATTATATTAAAGGAAGGTTGCAATTATATAATTTTGAATACTGGCGTAACTCCCAAAATATCATAAATGATGTATGGAATAAGCTACTAATTAAAAATAATATCAATGAAGATGATAATTTCTTTAAAATAAGTTCGTTAATAAATGCATACAAGATTGCTTTAAAAAGCTCCAACTTTTTATTATTTATTGTGATTTATGTTTGTTTGTTAATATATTTATCAACAGTTATAATGATTTATTTTAAGGTAGAAATGGAATATGAGGATGATAAAAAGAAATACTTTAGTTTATATAGGCTAGGTATAACAAATAAAGAAATTAATAAGATGGTATCTCAAAAAATAAAAACTATTTTTTCAATATCCTTTATTTATGCAATAATTATCAATATTGGGTATAGCTATTTAATGAGCAGTTTAAGAAGTTTGTTTTATGCTCTCTTAACAACATTAGCTTTTGCTTCAATCCATTTTATAGTTTATAGACTTTGTATAAACAATTATTATAAAAGATTAGAGATAGATTTAGGTTACAAAAATAATTATTAA
- a CDS encoding ABC transporter ATP-binding protein — protein MKILEIHNVTKKYSRNKPCILNNVNLTLKDGEFVAIMGPSGSGKTTLLNIASGIDKCNSGDVYLLNNNICKMKKNELSLLRRRNIGMVFQDFNLLSSLTLKENILVPLILDKKIDIIESNKVEELANLLGITDILNSYPYEISGGQQQRAAICRAIINTPKILFADEPTGNLDSKSSMNVMSSFDLVRKDSNASILMVTHDAYTASYSDRVVFFKDGLTVQQIVKQKNSSNFYNEIIDIIQNINN, from the coding sequence ATACATAATGTAACAAAAAAGTATAGCAGAAATAAGCCCTGCATATTAAATAATGTTAATTTAACACTAAAAGATGGGGAGTTTGTAGCAATTATGGGTCCATCAGGTAGTGGTAAAACTACCTTGTTAAATATAGCATCAGGCATAGATAAGTGTAACTCTGGTGATGTATACCTACTAAATAATAATATTTGTAAAATGAAAAAAAACGAACTGTCTTTATTAAGAAGAAGAAATATAGGCATGGTTTTTCAAGATTTTAACTTATTAAGTAGTTTAACACTAAAAGAAAATATATTAGTTCCCTTAATTTTAGATAAAAAAATTGATATTATTGAGAGCAATAAAGTTGAGGAGTTGGCTAATTTATTAGGCATAACAGATATCTTAAATAGTTATCCTTATGAAATTTCTGGTGGTCAACAACAACGTGCAGCTATTTGTCGTGCTATTATAAACACGCCTAAGATATTATTTGCAGATGAACCAACCGGAAATCTTGATTCAAAATCATCAATGAATGTAATGTCTTCCTTTGATTTGGTTCGCAAGGATAGTAACGCAAGCATACTAATGGTAACTCATGATGCATATACCGCTAGTTATTCTGATAGAGTCGTGTTTTTTAAAGATGGCTTAACTGTGCAGCAAATAGTAAAGCAAAAAAACAGCTCCAATTTTTATAATGAAATAATTGATATTATTCAAAATATTAATAATTAA